One Perca flavescens isolate YP-PL-M2 chromosome 9, PFLA_1.0, whole genome shotgun sequence genomic window carries:
- the LOC114561980 gene encoding importin-13-like isoform X1 yields the protein MLSHSENLRISGDMETLGRIAATPDALDFTVENVEKALHQLYYDPNIENKNLAQKWLMQAQVSPQAWQFCWALLSPDKVPEIQYFGASALHTKISRYWSDIPTDQYESLKTQLFSQIACFSSGSKMVLTRLCVALASLALNTMPEAWPGAVAEMVRVFQEEGGGVDGRARCLALLELLTVLPEEFQTSRLPQYRKGQVRGALGREWGSVCPLLQQLLRRTDSPGAVKARVLRCLSSWVLLDVPLNESEGLVQDCFSALPDPELFDTAVEAIVNAISQPDSQRYVNTLLKLVPQVLALQEQLREAVQNGDMETCHGICRIAVTLGENHSRTLLDQVDHWQSFLALVNIIMFCTGIPGHYPVNETTSSLTLTFWYTLQDEIMSFESDKKAVYLQVYRPVYFQLVDVLLHKAQFPSDEEYASWSSDEKEQFRIYRVDISDTLMYVYEMLGAELLSNLYDKLGRLLTNTEQPTSWQHTEALLYGFQSIAETIDVNYSDVIPGLIGLIPRININNVQLADTVMFTIGALAEWLADHPVMLSSVLPLVLQALGNPDLSVSSVSTLKKICRECKYDLPPYATNIVAVSQEVLIKQIHKTSQCMWLMQALGFLLSALPVEEILRNLHSLITPYIQQLEKLADETPNPSNKLAIIHILGLLSNLFTTLDISKQDDESADGSAPPVKTAPPPPGPNPVVVVLQQVFALIQTVLSKWLNDSQVVEAVCAIFEKSVKTLLHDFAPMVSQLSEMLGQMYSTIPQASALDLTRQMVHIFASETDHFPPIKALFELVTSVTLSIFQQGPRDHPDIVDSFMQLQAQALKRKPDLFLSESLDVKAVFHCGVLSLKFPEAPTVKSTCLFFTELLPRCSDVPPVARVVQEDGKLLIQAVLEGIGGGASRCLMDQFAEVLFSLNKHCFSLLAVWLKEALQPPGYPSSRVTTEQKDNFSHQILRERVNKRRVKDIVKEFTLLCRGLHGTEYAAEY from the exons ATGCTGTCACACTCTGAAAAT CTCCGTATCAGCGGAGATATGGAGACGCTGGGACGGATAGCAGCAACACCGGACGCCCTGGACTTCACGGTGGAAAACGTAGAGAAG GCCCTTCACCAGTTGTACTACGATCCCAATATAGAAAACAAGAATCTGGCCCAGAAATGGCTTATGCAGGCTCAGGTCTCACCTCAGGCCTGGCAGTTCTGCTGGGCCTTACTGAGCCCAGATAAg GTGCCAGAGATCCAGTACTTTGGTGCTAGCGCGCTTCACaccaagatctctcgctacTGGTCAGACATCCCCACAGACCAGTATGAGTCTCTAAAGACACAGCTGTTCTCCCAGATTGCCTGCTTCTCCTCCGGCTCCAAGATGGTGCTTACCCGGCTATGTGTGGCCCTGGCCTCTCTGGCACTCAACACAATGCCTGAGGCCTGGCCTGGTGCAGTGGCAGAGATGGTACGGGTGTTCCAGGAGGAAGGGGGAGGGGTGGATGGGCGGGCACGCTGCCTGGCATTGCTGGAGCTGCTCACCGTCCTGCCAGAGGAGTTCCAGACCAGCCGCCTGCCGCAGTACAGAAAGGGACAG GTTCGGGGCGCCCTGGGCCGTGAGTGGGGGTCAGTGTGTCCCTTACTGCAGCAACTGCTGAGAAGGACAGATAGCCCCGGGGCGGTGAAAGCTCGCGTGCTGCGCTGCCTGTCATCCTGGGTGCTGCTGGATGTGCCCCTCAACGAGAGTGAAGGCCTGGTGCAAGACTGCTTCAGTGCCCTGCCTGACCCAGAGCTCTTTGACACAGCGGTAGAGGCAATCGTCAACGCCATCTCACAGCCTGACTCCCAAAG ATATGTGAACACTTTGCTAAAACTGGTTCCTCAAGTGCTGGCCCTCCAGGAGCAGCTCAGAGAGGCGGTTCAGAATGGAGACATGGAGACCTGCCATGGTATCTGCCGTATCGCTGTTACACTGGGAGAAAACcactccag GACTCTGTTGGATCAGGTGGATCACTGGCAGAGCTTCCTGGCTTTGGTCAACATAATCATGTTTTGTACAGGCATCCCCGGCCACTACCCGGTCAATGAGACCACCAGCTCGCTCACACTCACCTTCTGGTATACACTACAA GATGAAATCATGTCATTTGAGTCGGATAAAAAGGCAGTGTATCTGCAGGTCTACAGGCCAGTATATTTCCAGCTGGTGGATGTTCTGCTACACAAAGCCCAGTTCCCCTCTGACGAGGAGTATGCATCCTGGTCCTCCGATGAGAAAGAGCAATTCAGGATTTACAG AGTGGATATCTCCGACACACTCATGTACGTGTATGAGATGCTGGGAGCAGAGCTGCTGAGTAACCTGTATGATAAACTGGGGAGACTGTTGACTAACACAGAGCAGCCCACATCATGGCAG cacACAGAAGCCTTACTATATGGCTTCCAGTCCATAGCAGAGACGATAGATGTGAATTACTCTGACGTCATCCCAGGCCTGATAGGACTCATCCCCAGAATCAACATCAACAACGTCCAACTAGCAGACACAGTGATGTTCACTATAG GTGCTTTGGCTGAATGGTTGGCAGACCACCCAGTGATGCTCAGCAGTGTCTTGCCCTTGGTGCTCCAGGCTTTGGGGAACCCAGACCTTTCTGTATCTTCTGTGTCTACACTCAAGAAAATTTGTAGGGAGTGCAAATATGACCTGCCACCCTACGCAACCAACATAGTAGCTGTCTCTCAG gAGGTGCTTATAAAGCAGATCCACAAG ACGAGTCAGTGTATGTGGCTGATGCAGGCTCTCGGCTTCCTGCTCTCAGCTCTCCCTGTGGAAGAGATCTTAAGGAACCTTCACTCTCTCATCACCCCCTACATTCAGCAACTAGAGAAGTTAGCGGATGAGACG cccAATCCCTCCAATAAATTAGCGATCATCCACATCTTGGGGCTGCTGTCCAACCTCTTCACTACGCTCGACATCAGCAAGCAGGACGATGAGTCAGCAGACGGCTCAGCACCACCTGTCAAAACAGCCCCCCCTCCGCCTGGACCAAACCCA GTGGTGGTGGTTTTGCAACAAGTGTTTGCTCTCATACAGACTGTACTGAGTAAGTGGCTCAATGACTCGCAGGTTGTAGAG GCGGTGTGCGCCATCTTTGAGAAGTCAGTGAAGACTCTGCTCCATGACTTTGCTCCCATGGTGTCTCAGCTCAGTGAGATGCTTGGACAGATGTACAGTACAATTCCCCAGGCCTCAGCCCTCGACCTCACACGACAG ATGGTGCATATCTTTGCCAGCGAGACAGACCACTTCCCACCCATCAAGGCTCTGTTTGAGCTAGTTACCTCGGTAACGCTGTCCATCTTTCAGCAAG gaCCCAGGGATCATCCTGATATTGTTGATTCATTTATGCAACTCCAAGCTCAG GCCCTCAAACGGAAGCCCGATTTGTTCTTGTCTGAGAGTCTTGACGTGAAAGCAGTGTTCCACTGTG GAGTTCTGTCTCTCAAATTTCCCGAGGCGCCAACAGTCAAGTCAACGTGCTTGTTCTTT ACTGAACTGTTACCCCGCTGCTCAGATGTGCCTCCAGTGGCCAGAGTGGTGCAGGAAGACGGGAAACTGTTGATCCAGGCCGTGCTGGAG GGCATCGGGGGCGGGGCATCTCGATGCCTGATGGACCAGTTTGCAGAAGTGCTTTTCTCTCTGAACAAGCACTGTTTCTCTCTGCTCGCTGTGTGGTTGAAGGAGGCACTGCAGCCTCCTGGGTACCCATCATCACGGGTCACGACTGAACAGAAAGACAACTTCTCACATCAGATACTCAG AGAACGAGTGAACAAGAGGAGGGTTAAGGACATAGTGAAGGAGTTCACACTACTGTGCAGAGGGCTCCATGGTACAGAGTATGCTGCTGAATACTGA
- the LOC114561980 gene encoding importin-13-like isoform X2, producing METLGRIAATPDALDFTVENVEKALHQLYYDPNIENKNLAQKWLMQAQVSPQAWQFCWALLSPDKVPEIQYFGASALHTKISRYWSDIPTDQYESLKTQLFSQIACFSSGSKMVLTRLCVALASLALNTMPEAWPGAVAEMVRVFQEEGGGVDGRARCLALLELLTVLPEEFQTSRLPQYRKGQVRGALGREWGSVCPLLQQLLRRTDSPGAVKARVLRCLSSWVLLDVPLNESEGLVQDCFSALPDPELFDTAVEAIVNAISQPDSQRYVNTLLKLVPQVLALQEQLREAVQNGDMETCHGICRIAVTLGENHSRTLLDQVDHWQSFLALVNIIMFCTGIPGHYPVNETTSSLTLTFWYTLQDEIMSFESDKKAVYLQVYRPVYFQLVDVLLHKAQFPSDEEYASWSSDEKEQFRIYRVDISDTLMYVYEMLGAELLSNLYDKLGRLLTNTEQPTSWQHTEALLYGFQSIAETIDVNYSDVIPGLIGLIPRININNVQLADTVMFTIGALAEWLADHPVMLSSVLPLVLQALGNPDLSVSSVSTLKKICRECKYDLPPYATNIVAVSQEVLIKQIHKTSQCMWLMQALGFLLSALPVEEILRNLHSLITPYIQQLEKLADETPNPSNKLAIIHILGLLSNLFTTLDISKQDDESADGSAPPVKTAPPPPGPNPVVVVLQQVFALIQTVLSKWLNDSQVVEAVCAIFEKSVKTLLHDFAPMVSQLSEMLGQMYSTIPQASALDLTRQMVHIFASETDHFPPIKALFELVTSVTLSIFQQGPRDHPDIVDSFMQLQAQALKRKPDLFLSESLDVKAVFHCGVLSLKFPEAPTVKSTCLFFTELLPRCSDVPPVARVVQEDGKLLIQAVLEGIGGGASRCLMDQFAEVLFSLNKHCFSLLAVWLKEALQPPGYPSSRVTTEQKDNFSHQILRERVNKRRVKDIVKEFTLLCRGLHGTEYAAEY from the exons ATGGAGACGCTGGGACGGATAGCAGCAACACCGGACGCCCTGGACTTCACGGTGGAAAACGTAGAGAAG GCCCTTCACCAGTTGTACTACGATCCCAATATAGAAAACAAGAATCTGGCCCAGAAATGGCTTATGCAGGCTCAGGTCTCACCTCAGGCCTGGCAGTTCTGCTGGGCCTTACTGAGCCCAGATAAg GTGCCAGAGATCCAGTACTTTGGTGCTAGCGCGCTTCACaccaagatctctcgctacTGGTCAGACATCCCCACAGACCAGTATGAGTCTCTAAAGACACAGCTGTTCTCCCAGATTGCCTGCTTCTCCTCCGGCTCCAAGATGGTGCTTACCCGGCTATGTGTGGCCCTGGCCTCTCTGGCACTCAACACAATGCCTGAGGCCTGGCCTGGTGCAGTGGCAGAGATGGTACGGGTGTTCCAGGAGGAAGGGGGAGGGGTGGATGGGCGGGCACGCTGCCTGGCATTGCTGGAGCTGCTCACCGTCCTGCCAGAGGAGTTCCAGACCAGCCGCCTGCCGCAGTACAGAAAGGGACAG GTTCGGGGCGCCCTGGGCCGTGAGTGGGGGTCAGTGTGTCCCTTACTGCAGCAACTGCTGAGAAGGACAGATAGCCCCGGGGCGGTGAAAGCTCGCGTGCTGCGCTGCCTGTCATCCTGGGTGCTGCTGGATGTGCCCCTCAACGAGAGTGAAGGCCTGGTGCAAGACTGCTTCAGTGCCCTGCCTGACCCAGAGCTCTTTGACACAGCGGTAGAGGCAATCGTCAACGCCATCTCACAGCCTGACTCCCAAAG ATATGTGAACACTTTGCTAAAACTGGTTCCTCAAGTGCTGGCCCTCCAGGAGCAGCTCAGAGAGGCGGTTCAGAATGGAGACATGGAGACCTGCCATGGTATCTGCCGTATCGCTGTTACACTGGGAGAAAACcactccag GACTCTGTTGGATCAGGTGGATCACTGGCAGAGCTTCCTGGCTTTGGTCAACATAATCATGTTTTGTACAGGCATCCCCGGCCACTACCCGGTCAATGAGACCACCAGCTCGCTCACACTCACCTTCTGGTATACACTACAA GATGAAATCATGTCATTTGAGTCGGATAAAAAGGCAGTGTATCTGCAGGTCTACAGGCCAGTATATTTCCAGCTGGTGGATGTTCTGCTACACAAAGCCCAGTTCCCCTCTGACGAGGAGTATGCATCCTGGTCCTCCGATGAGAAAGAGCAATTCAGGATTTACAG AGTGGATATCTCCGACACACTCATGTACGTGTATGAGATGCTGGGAGCAGAGCTGCTGAGTAACCTGTATGATAAACTGGGGAGACTGTTGACTAACACAGAGCAGCCCACATCATGGCAG cacACAGAAGCCTTACTATATGGCTTCCAGTCCATAGCAGAGACGATAGATGTGAATTACTCTGACGTCATCCCAGGCCTGATAGGACTCATCCCCAGAATCAACATCAACAACGTCCAACTAGCAGACACAGTGATGTTCACTATAG GTGCTTTGGCTGAATGGTTGGCAGACCACCCAGTGATGCTCAGCAGTGTCTTGCCCTTGGTGCTCCAGGCTTTGGGGAACCCAGACCTTTCTGTATCTTCTGTGTCTACACTCAAGAAAATTTGTAGGGAGTGCAAATATGACCTGCCACCCTACGCAACCAACATAGTAGCTGTCTCTCAG gAGGTGCTTATAAAGCAGATCCACAAG ACGAGTCAGTGTATGTGGCTGATGCAGGCTCTCGGCTTCCTGCTCTCAGCTCTCCCTGTGGAAGAGATCTTAAGGAACCTTCACTCTCTCATCACCCCCTACATTCAGCAACTAGAGAAGTTAGCGGATGAGACG cccAATCCCTCCAATAAATTAGCGATCATCCACATCTTGGGGCTGCTGTCCAACCTCTTCACTACGCTCGACATCAGCAAGCAGGACGATGAGTCAGCAGACGGCTCAGCACCACCTGTCAAAACAGCCCCCCCTCCGCCTGGACCAAACCCA GTGGTGGTGGTTTTGCAACAAGTGTTTGCTCTCATACAGACTGTACTGAGTAAGTGGCTCAATGACTCGCAGGTTGTAGAG GCGGTGTGCGCCATCTTTGAGAAGTCAGTGAAGACTCTGCTCCATGACTTTGCTCCCATGGTGTCTCAGCTCAGTGAGATGCTTGGACAGATGTACAGTACAATTCCCCAGGCCTCAGCCCTCGACCTCACACGACAG ATGGTGCATATCTTTGCCAGCGAGACAGACCACTTCCCACCCATCAAGGCTCTGTTTGAGCTAGTTACCTCGGTAACGCTGTCCATCTTTCAGCAAG gaCCCAGGGATCATCCTGATATTGTTGATTCATTTATGCAACTCCAAGCTCAG GCCCTCAAACGGAAGCCCGATTTGTTCTTGTCTGAGAGTCTTGACGTGAAAGCAGTGTTCCACTGTG GAGTTCTGTCTCTCAAATTTCCCGAGGCGCCAACAGTCAAGTCAACGTGCTTGTTCTTT ACTGAACTGTTACCCCGCTGCTCAGATGTGCCTCCAGTGGCCAGAGTGGTGCAGGAAGACGGGAAACTGTTGATCCAGGCCGTGCTGGAG GGCATCGGGGGCGGGGCATCTCGATGCCTGATGGACCAGTTTGCAGAAGTGCTTTTCTCTCTGAACAAGCACTGTTTCTCTCTGCTCGCTGTGTGGTTGAAGGAGGCACTGCAGCCTCCTGGGTACCCATCATCACGGGTCACGACTGAACAGAAAGACAACTTCTCACATCAGATACTCAG AGAACGAGTGAACAAGAGGAGGGTTAAGGACATAGTGAAGGAGTTCACACTACTGTGCAGAGGGCTCCATGGTACAGAGTATGCTGCTGAATACTGA